From one Enterococcus sp. DIV2402 genomic stretch:
- a CDS encoding serine O-acetyltransferase: MIKKFKHRVVTILDPQSNFEQLLNKYLFTKNAFLKKIYRYRMFKNFNIIIGKNTRIGKNVRFPHPFNIVIGDGAVIGDNSIIYHGVTIGVKSREDILLNRVNDEQKIIYPHIENNVIIYANSSIVGNIIIGQNTVIGSNVIIHSNIPKNSIVTLNQEIKIRNKRLKNRDKELKNDTST; the protein is encoded by the coding sequence ATGATAAAGAAATTTAAGCATAGGGTGGTAACTATTTTAGATCCACAATCTAATTTTGAGCAACTATTAAATAAATATTTGTTCACTAAGAATGCTTTTTTAAAAAAAATATATAGATATAGAATGTTTAAAAATTTTAATATTATTATTGGAAAAAATACAAGAATTGGAAAAAATGTTAGATTTCCACATCCTTTTAATATTGTTATCGGAGATGGAGCTGTAATTGGTGACAATTCGATTATTTATCATGGTGTAACTATCGGTGTTAAAAGTCGAGAGGATATTTTGCTGAATAGAGTTAATGATGAACAAAAAATTATTTATCCCCATATTGAAAATAATGTAATAATTTATGCTAATAGTAGTATAGTTGGGAATATTATCATAGGACAGAATACTGTTATTGGTTCAAATGTCATTATTCATAGTAATATACCAAAAAATTCTATAGTAACTTTAAATCAAGAAATAAAAATTCGTAATAAGAGATTAAAGAATAGAGATAAGGAGCTTAAAAATGACACAAGTACGTAA